The Pseudomonadota bacterium genome includes the window AGACGGTGCCCGACCAGAAGGTGCGCGTGGCCTTCTTCCGCGCCGGCGAGGTGCGCATCGAGCTGCTCGAACCCACCAGCGCCGACAGTCCCGTGGCCACGTTCATCGAGAAGCGCGGACCTGGCGTTCATCACATCGCGTACACGGTCGAAGACATCGACGCCCGCATCGCCGAGCTCAAGGCCAGGGGTCTTCGCATGGTCGATGAGGCGGCGCGACCCGGCGCTCATCATACGCGCATCGCCTTCATGCACCCCAAGGCGAGCCACGGGGTGCTCACCGAGATCTGCGAGCCGAGCGCGTGAGCCGCGCGTCCGCATGATCCGCCGCGTCTTCCACGAGCAGATCGACTCCACCAGCCTCGACGCAAAGCGCCGCTACGACGGCGCCGCCCTGCTCGTCGTGGCCGCCGAGCAGACCGCCGGCATGGGACGCCTG containing:
- the mce gene encoding methylmalonyl-CoA epimerase, producing the protein MVKQINHIGIAVTSLAETRPFYEEVLGLLFEGEETVPDQKVRVAFFRAGEVRIELLEPTSADSPVATFIEKRGPGVHHIAYTVEDIDARIAELKARGLRMVDEAARPGAHHTRIAFMHPKASHGVLTEICEPSA